The following coding sequences lie in one Heyndrickxia oleronia genomic window:
- a CDS encoding long-chain fatty acid--CoA ligase — protein MMQVPLTVGSLLERAEKFFPKKEIVSRTLSGISRFTYKEIGQRTRKLACALERLGIQKGDRVGTLAWNHHRHLEIYFAAPGIGAVLHTINLRLSPEHISYIINHAEDQVLFVDEDILPLVEAVKDHLKTVKAFIIMTDKDKLPSTTLEPVYSYERLIEAGDPTHSFIQDIDENDPAGMCYTSATTGNPKGVVYSHRGIVLHSFALGLADTTALSEKDTSMAVVPMFHVNAWGLPFAATWFGAKQVFPGPMFTPKLLAQFIQEEKVTVTAGVPTIWLGLLKELEQGNYDTSSLRGVLCGGSAAPKAMIQAFEQKYNIPFLHAYGMTETTPLATISTLKSYQKDLEQEEILTIRSKQGLLVPGLDMKVIAGDNEVQWNGKEMGELLIRGPWIANEYYKDDRTSEAFKDGWLYTGDVATVDEEGNIKLVDRTKDLVKSGGEWISSVDLENALMAHEAVFEATVVGVPHPRWQERPVACIVLKDAFKEKVNKQELLDFIAPQFAKWWLPDEIIFMDDIPKTSVGKFLKRELRSRLKDYFIEA, from the coding sequence AGCCGTTTTACGTACAAGGAAATCGGACAAAGAACACGTAAGCTTGCATGTGCACTAGAAAGACTTGGTATTCAAAAAGGGGATAGAGTAGGAACATTAGCTTGGAATCACCATCGCCATCTTGAAATATACTTTGCTGCTCCAGGAATAGGAGCCGTTTTACACACCATTAATCTTCGATTATCTCCAGAACATATTTCTTATATTATTAACCATGCAGAGGATCAAGTACTATTTGTTGACGAAGATATCTTGCCACTTGTTGAAGCAGTAAAAGATCATCTGAAAACCGTAAAAGCATTTATTATTATGACAGATAAGGACAAATTGCCTTCAACTACATTGGAGCCTGTCTATTCATATGAAAGACTAATAGAAGCGGGGGACCCTACACACTCCTTCATTCAAGACATTGATGAAAATGACCCTGCTGGAATGTGCTATACATCAGCAACAACGGGAAACCCAAAGGGAGTTGTATACTCTCATAGAGGCATTGTTCTCCATAGCTTTGCACTAGGATTAGCAGATACAACTGCCTTATCTGAAAAGGATACATCAATGGCTGTTGTTCCTATGTTTCATGTAAATGCTTGGGGTCTACCTTTTGCGGCTACATGGTTTGGAGCAAAGCAAGTATTCCCGGGTCCAATGTTCACACCTAAGCTGCTTGCCCAATTTATTCAAGAGGAAAAGGTTACGGTGACAGCAGGAGTACCTACAATTTGGTTAGGATTATTAAAGGAATTAGAGCAAGGAAACTATGATACATCTTCATTAAGAGGAGTTCTTTGTGGAGGCTCAGCTGCACCAAAGGCGATGATCCAGGCATTTGAGCAAAAATATAATATCCCTTTCCTACATGCCTATGGGATGACCGAAACAACACCACTTGCGACCATTTCAACATTAAAAAGCTATCAAAAGGACCTAGAGCAAGAGGAGATATTAACCATTCGCTCTAAACAAGGCTTACTAGTACCTGGATTAGATATGAAAGTCATTGCAGGTGACAATGAGGTTCAATGGAATGGAAAAGAAATGGGAGAACTACTTATTAGGGGCCCTTGGATTGCAAATGAATATTATAAGGATGATCGTACGAGTGAAGCGTTTAAGGATGGATGGCTCTATACCGGTGACGTAGCAACCGTGGATGAAGAGGGAAATATTAAACTTGTTGATCGAACGAAGGATTTAGTGAAGAGTGGTGGGGAATGGATATCGTCTGTTGATTTAGAAAATGCATTAATGGCACATGAGGCTGTATTTGAGGCAACGGTTGTTGGAGTTCCCCACCCGCGATGGCAGGAGCGTCCTGTTGCATGTATTGTTTTGAAGGATGCCTTCAAGGAAAAGGTGAATAAACAGGAATTACTTGATTTTATTGCACCACAATTCGCTAAATGGTGGTTGCCCGATGAAATTATTTTTATGGATGATATTCCAAAGACATCCGTAGGAAAGTTTCTGAAACGTGAACTAAGATCAAGGCTAAAAGACTATTTTATAGAAGCTTAA
- the lepB gene encoding signal peptidase I → MSNEKILHSEIDIKDVPRTVKREWISWIRFVLIIVILYGAIHYTIGIKIVSGDSMNPTIQDRDIVVVSKLFFTPERGDIIVLKDPEGFDIVKRVIGLPNDHVRIKDGIVYINQQVLDEPYIIGQSMDIDEVVVGTDSYFIMGDNRTPGESLDSRDPSIGTISKEQIVGEKLF, encoded by the coding sequence ATGAGTAATGAAAAAATACTTCATTCTGAAATTGATATAAAGGATGTTCCTCGAACTGTGAAAAGAGAGTGGATTAGCTGGATACGATTTGTACTTATAATCGTAATATTATATGGAGCTATACATTATACGATTGGTATAAAAATTGTCAGTGGGGATTCGATGAATCCTACGATTCAGGATCGGGATATAGTTGTTGTAAGTAAGCTTTTCTTTACTCCAGAAAGAGGAGATATAATTGTATTAAAAGACCCAGAGGGGTTTGACATTGTCAAAAGAGTGATTGGTCTCCCAAATGATCATGTTCGAATTAAAGATGGTATTGTGTATATTAATCAGCAAGTATTGGATGAGCCATACATAATCGGTCAGTCGATGGATATCGATGAAGTGGTCGTCGGCACTGACAGTTATTTTATAATGGGTGACAATCGGACCCCAGGTGAAAGCCTTGATAGCCGTGATCCGAGCATTGGTACGATATCAAAGGAGCAAATAGTTGGCGAAAAATTATTTTAA
- a CDS encoding helix-turn-helix transcriptional regulator — protein MKKPIVYNNVKKFRLLNDMTQQDLADKADVHRQTIISIENKSYAPSIVVAYAISIAVGKDIKEVFYIDEGSDS, from the coding sequence GTGAAAAAGCCTATTGTTTATAACAATGTTAAAAAATTCAGGTTGTTAAATGACATGACACAACAAGACCTAGCAGATAAAGCAGATGTTCACCGTCAAACCATAATCTCAATTGAAAATAAAAGCTATGCGCCTTCTATTGTTGTAGCATATGCGATTAGTATTGCTGTTGGAAAAGATATTAAAGAAGTTTTTTATATTGATGAAGGGAGTGATTCTTAA
- a CDS encoding S8 family peptidase — MEKSSISLKYDFKVEPIRINKVLRVLSEDHNLLDLIKARDIWDQTDKGDGIITAVIDSGIENHRDLAGNVIGGYNFTEDDGSDPYHFQDYIGHGTHVAGIIAASPERDNGVVGVAPRSKLLILKVINKNGVGNFSHLIQAIDHAMNWVGPRGQKVSIINMSLGGSEYNEELHRIIKRARKQGIVLVAAAGNEGDGKGETVELSYPGFYKEVIQVGSISKYNIPSSFSNSNVNLDIVGPGEDILSTHLNNNYAELTGTSMAAPFVAGAAALIIKKMKDIDTSLIPMYVYHYLLINALNLPDYPLKQVGNGFLQLS; from the coding sequence TTGGAAAAATCTAGCATATCTCTTAAATATGACTTTAAAGTAGAACCTATTAGAATAAATAAGGTTTTAAGAGTATTAAGTGAGGATCATAATTTGCTTGATCTTATTAAAGCAAGAGATATTTGGGATCAGACAGATAAAGGTGATGGGATAATTACTGCTGTAATAGATAGCGGAATTGAAAACCATCGAGACTTGGCCGGCAACGTAATTGGCGGTTACAATTTTACCGAAGATGACGGAAGTGACCCATATCATTTCCAAGACTATATCGGTCATGGGACTCATGTCGCTGGAATAATAGCTGCTTCACCGGAGCGAGATAATGGAGTTGTTGGAGTAGCTCCAAGGAGTAAATTACTTATACTGAAAGTAATAAATAAAAACGGAGTTGGTAATTTTTCACATTTAATCCAAGCAATAGATCACGCAATGAATTGGGTTGGTCCTAGAGGTCAAAAAGTAAGCATTATAAATATGTCTCTTGGTGGAAGTGAATACAACGAAGAATTACATCGAATAATAAAAAGGGCAAGAAAGCAGGGTATAGTTTTAGTGGCAGCCGCAGGTAATGAGGGTGACGGAAAAGGTGAAACTGTTGAGTTATCATATCCTGGTTTTTATAAAGAAGTTATTCAAGTAGGATCTATTTCTAAATATAATATTCCATCTAGCTTTTCAAATTCTAATGTGAACTTAGACATCGTAGGGCCAGGTGAGGACATATTGTCAACGCACTTAAATAATAACTATGCTGAATTAACTGGAACATCAATGGCGGCACCATTTGTCGCAGGGGCAGCGGCATTAATTATTAAAAAAATGAAAGATATAGATACTAGCCTCATTCCCATGTATGTATATCATTACCTGTTAATAAACGCTCTAAATCTACCTGACTATCCACTGAAACAAGTGGGGAACGGTTTTTTACAATTAAGTTAA
- a CDS encoding glutaredoxin family protein, whose translation MKITVYSSDTCPHCVSLKKWLKNNQIDYIEKNVKKAKFAEELQNKGIKVIPYMTIEDENTKEVDSFVGFNPKILAERLL comes from the coding sequence ATGAAGATAACAGTGTATTCGAGTGATACATGCCCTCATTGTGTTTCTTTAAAAAAATGGCTCAAAAATAATCAAATAGACTATATCGAAAAGAATGTTAAAAAGGCTAAATTTGCTGAGGAATTGCAAAATAAAGGTATTAAAGTTATTCCCTACATGACAATTGAAGATGAAAATACTAAGGAGGTAGATTCCTTCGTAGGGTTTAATCCAAAGATATTAGCAGAAAGATTGTTATAA
- a CDS encoding sigma-70 family RNA polymerase sigma factor, whose amino-acid sequence MTLSNCSNIVKSILLKNNILDNNLLRTFLEDENHFELFEKAINDPSKENKLKVENAFNNYYLQIRKFTYLNSLIRIYSIDFEKKERKMKQRYSLILDQPIDSSNNEHASTHLSLYSDNENTREQYHSLYEAISDEKLFAALDQLTQFQYKVLELIYHRELTRSEVANLFNTSPQNISNTHRKAIIKLKNYLRSDDSES is encoded by the coding sequence ATGACATTATCTAACTGTAGCAATATAGTGAAGTCTATCTTACTAAAAAACAACATTCTAGATAATAACTTGCTAAGGACTTTCCTAGAAGATGAAAATCACTTCGAATTATTTGAAAAGGCTATCAATGATCCAAGCAAAGAAAATAAGCTCAAGGTGGAAAACGCATTTAATAACTACTACCTACAGATTCGCAAGTTTACATATCTTAATAGTTTAATACGCATTTATTCTATAGATTTTGAGAAGAAAGAAAGAAAAATGAAGCAAAGGTATTCATTAATTTTGGATCAACCAATAGATTCAAGTAATAACGAACATGCGTCTACACATCTTAGTTTATACAGTGACAATGAAAACACTCGTGAACAATATCATTCTTTATATGAGGCCATTAGCGATGAGAAGTTATTTGCTGCATTAGACCAACTTACACAATTCCAGTATAAAGTCCTCGAACTGATCTATCACCGCGAGCTAACAAGATCGGAAGTTGCAAATTTGTTTAATACAAGCCCTCAGAATATATCAAACACCCATAGAAAAGCTATAATTAAATTAAAGAATTATTTGAGGAGTGATGATAGTGAATCTTGA
- a CDS encoding MurR/RpiR family transcriptional regulator, translating into MGANFNNFPCLPRIRTMYSQFSEKEKTIADYILEHPEKIIHSTINQVSDDLFVADATVFRFCKRIGFNGFQSMKIALASEIVNPIQDIHETIQEDDTEKEIAEKVFKANIRTLDDTLNIFNENRFEDAIEMIMNARRVEFYGNGGSGVIAMDAHHKFLRTGIQSVAYTDSHFQIMSASQLTDQDVIVLISHSGSNKDMMDVLQIAKKNGAKSIGITNLAKSPLSQKVDIPLFTASQETDYRSEALSSRIAQLSIIDALYVNVMAKLNNAGHESLHKMREAVSLKKL; encoded by the coding sequence ATGGGAGCAAATTTTAATAACTTCCCCTGCTTACCTAGAATCCGAACAATGTACTCTCAATTTAGTGAAAAGGAAAAAACGATTGCCGATTATATATTAGAACACCCTGAAAAAATCATTCATTCTACGATTAACCAAGTGTCTGATGATTTATTTGTTGCTGATGCAACGGTCTTCCGTTTTTGTAAACGAATCGGTTTCAATGGTTTTCAATCAATGAAAATCGCACTAGCTTCAGAGATTGTCAACCCTATACAAGATATTCATGAAACCATCCAAGAGGATGATACTGAAAAAGAAATAGCAGAAAAGGTGTTCAAAGCAAATATTCGGACACTAGATGATACATTAAATATTTTTAATGAAAATCGTTTTGAGGATGCTATCGAAATGATTATGAACGCAAGAAGAGTTGAATTTTACGGGAATGGGGGTTCAGGGGTTATTGCAATGGATGCCCATCATAAATTTTTAAGAACTGGCATACAATCAGTCGCTTATACTGATTCCCATTTTCAAATAATGTCAGCATCACAATTAACTGATCAAGATGTGATTGTGTTGATTTCTCACTCAGGGTCTAATAAAGATATGATGGATGTTCTACAAATTGCCAAAAAAAATGGAGCAAAATCAATTGGAATTACCAATCTAGCGAAATCCCCCTTAAGCCAAAAGGTAGATATACCATTATTTACTGCTTCCCAAGAGACAGATTACCGATCTGAAGCACTCTCGTCACGTATTGCGCAATTAAGTATCATTGATGCTCTTTATGTAAATGTCATGGCCAAACTTAATAATGCTGGCCATGAGTCACTTCATAAGATGCGTGAAGCTGTTTCTTTAAAAAAGTTATAA
- a CDS encoding GntP family permease produces the protein MEKMSGHDISLLIYTLIAIILLIFLIAKVKWHPFVVLLLTSVILGMLAGMKLPDVADAIQDGVGNTLGSIAVIIGLGTILGKMLAESGGADQIANTLLNKFGERKVHWAMMIVAFIVGIPVFFEVGLVLLIPLVYTVARKSGMSLLKIGIPMVAGLSTVHGLLPPHPAPMIAVEGLNANVAKTILYALIVAIPSVIIAGPVFGSFIAKRISGLEMPKALSEQFSKKDSKELPSFGITLFTILLPVILMLIGSLSDVLEESKTLSEWSGFLGKPIVALLISVIVSFFTLGYARGFNKQQLSSFMGECLAPTATIILVIGGGGAFKNVLITSGVGDAIANLAVNTHISPILFAWLVAALIRVATGSASVAMTTAVGIVAPVLASVNGVNTELIVLAIGSGSLILSHVNDAGFWMVKEFFNMSVAQTLKSWTVMETLLSIVSLIIVLLLSVIV, from the coding sequence ATGGAAAAGATGTCAGGTCATGATATAAGTCTATTAATTTACACTTTGATCGCTATTATCCTTTTGATCTTTTTGATTGCAAAAGTAAAATGGCATCCATTTGTTGTTCTATTATTAACTTCTGTCATACTAGGTATGCTAGCAGGAATGAAACTTCCTGATGTGGCAGATGCCATCCAAGATGGGGTGGGAAATACGCTTGGCTCTATAGCAGTTATTATTGGTTTAGGGACAATCCTCGGGAAGATGCTGGCTGAGTCCGGTGGAGCTGACCAAATAGCTAATACACTGTTGAATAAGTTTGGCGAGCGTAAGGTTCATTGGGCAATGATGATTGTTGCCTTTATCGTTGGGATTCCTGTTTTCTTTGAAGTAGGACTTGTACTTTTAATCCCATTAGTTTATACCGTAGCAAGGAAATCGGGGATGTCACTATTAAAAATAGGAATTCCGATGGTAGCAGGTTTATCAACTGTTCATGGTCTTTTGCCACCACATCCAGCACCGATGATCGCGGTTGAAGGTTTAAATGCAAATGTCGCTAAAACTATACTTTACGCATTAATTGTAGCAATTCCATCCGTTATAATTGCCGGGCCAGTTTTTGGTTCGTTTATCGCAAAAAGGATATCTGGTCTAGAAATGCCAAAAGCATTGTCAGAACAATTTTCAAAGAAGGATTCAAAGGAGTTACCAAGCTTTGGAATTACACTATTTACCATTCTTTTACCAGTAATTTTAATGTTAATTGGATCTTTAAGTGATGTTTTAGAAGAGAGTAAGACATTATCAGAATGGAGTGGGTTCCTAGGAAAACCAATTGTTGCGCTATTGATTTCAGTCATCGTTTCCTTTTTCACTCTTGGATATGCTAGGGGCTTTAATAAACAGCAGCTTTCAAGCTTTATGGGTGAATGTTTAGCACCTACCGCTACCATTATTTTAGTCATTGGTGGGGGAGGAGCCTTCAAGAATGTTTTAATTACGAGTGGGGTTGGAGATGCTATAGCTAACCTTGCTGTAAATACGCATATTTCTCCAATCTTGTTTGCTTGGTTAGTAGCAGCATTAATTCGTGTAGCAACAGGTTCAGCTTCTGTTGCGATGACAACAGCAGTTGGAATTGTTGCACCAGTTTTAGCCAGTGTGAATGGTGTTAATACAGAATTAATCGTTTTAGCTATTGGTTCAGGATCATTGATTCTGTCACATGTGAATGATGCGGGCTTCTGGATGGTGAAAGAATTTTTCAATATGAGTGTCGCTCAAACATTAAAATCATGGACGGTTATGGAAACACTTCTTTCCATCGTTTCACTCATAATCGTGCTATTATTAAGTGTAATAGTATAA
- the gntK gene encoding gluconokinase, producing MMGVDIGTTSTKAVIFTKSGEVITTFSKGYPLYNPTPSIAEQDPEEIFQAVITVIREVMNKSKIRQDELSFISFSSAMHSVIAVDDQGTPLTKSITWADNRSVKYAEELKASNRGLDLYRRTGTPIHPMSPITKLIWLKNEHVDVFQKTYKFIGIKEYIFYRLFHQYVMDYSLASATGMFNVNTLQWDKEALEIAGITEEKLPILVPTTHVLHEIDHQFAYEMNISKATPFVVGASDGVLSNLGLNAIKPGVLAVTIGTSGAIRTVSNKPLTDPKGRTFCYALTKDHWVIGGPVNNGGVTFQWARDQFGQTEIQQAEKSGADAYELLTEMAEKIAPGADGLIFHPYMAGERAPIWNADARGSFFGLALYHTRAHLVRAVLEGVIYNLYSVMLALQELIGEPKKIHASGGFVRSKLWCQIMADVFGQPVTIPESFESSCLGAVVLGLYALGEIEQLEVVEEMIGSTNDIEPNAQNTKTYEELMSIFLSISRKMEEDYHRIAEYQRKLGKNE from the coding sequence ATGATGGGTGTGGATATAGGAACAACAAGCACAAAGGCAGTCATTTTTACAAAAAGTGGCGAGGTTATTACAACTTTTTCAAAGGGGTATCCTCTTTATAATCCGACTCCATCTATTGCTGAACAGGACCCGGAAGAAATCTTTCAAGCGGTGATCACAGTTATTAGAGAAGTAATGAATAAAAGTAAGATACGACAGGATGAGCTAAGTTTTATCTCTTTTAGTTCAGCTATGCACAGTGTCATTGCAGTTGATGACCAAGGCACTCCACTAACGAAAAGTATTACTTGGGCAGATAATCGAAGTGTGAAATATGCGGAAGAATTAAAAGCATCTAATCGAGGATTAGATTTATATCGTCGAACAGGAACACCAATCCATCCGATGTCACCGATTACGAAATTAATATGGTTGAAAAATGAACATGTAGATGTTTTTCAGAAGACATATAAATTTATCGGCATAAAAGAATATATTTTTTATAGATTGTTTCATCAATATGTAATGGATTACTCATTAGCTTCAGCTACAGGAATGTTTAATGTAAATACACTGCAATGGGATAAAGAAGCATTAGAAATTGCAGGAATTACAGAGGAGAAGCTCCCAATCCTTGTGCCAACAACACATGTTTTGCATGAAATAGACCATCAGTTTGCTTATGAAATGAATATCTCCAAGGCGACCCCTTTTGTAGTAGGAGCAAGTGATGGAGTTCTTTCCAATTTAGGATTAAACGCCATTAAACCCGGTGTTTTAGCTGTTACGATCGGTACAAGTGGGGCAATACGGACTGTTAGCAATAAGCCATTAACTGATCCGAAGGGACGAACATTTTGTTATGCCTTGACCAAGGATCATTGGGTGATTGGTGGTCCAGTAAATAATGGTGGAGTTACCTTCCAATGGGCCCGTGATCAATTTGGCCAGACTGAAATTCAACAAGCAGAGAAGTCTGGTGCAGATGCATATGAGCTACTAACAGAAATGGCTGAAAAGATAGCTCCTGGAGCAGATGGACTAATCTTCCACCCGTATATGGCGGGCGAACGTGCGCCAATTTGGAATGCCGATGCACGAGGATCGTTTTTTGGACTTGCGCTATATCACACCCGTGCTCATCTTGTACGTGCGGTGCTTGAAGGTGTAATTTATAATCTTTATAGTGTTATGCTTGCCTTACAGGAATTAATCGGGGAACCGAAAAAGATTCATGCGAGTGGAGGCTTCGTTCGTTCAAAGCTGTGGTGTCAAATTATGGCGGATGTTTTTGGACAGCCTGTGACCATACCTGAGAGCTTCGAAAGCTCATGCTTAGGTGCAGTTGTTTTAGGATTATATGCATTAGGTGAAATTGAGCAATTAGAAGTGGTAGAAGAAATGATTGGCTCTACTAACGATATCGAACCGAATGCTCAGAATACTAAAACGTATGAAGAATTAATGTCCATTTTCCTTTCAATCAGTAGAAAAATGGAAGAGGATTATCACAGAATTGCTGAGTATCAACGAAAATTAGGGAAGAATGAATAA
- the fdhD gene encoding formate dehydrogenase accessory sulfurtransferase FdhD, which translates to MKNIITHTKTLKYNDGTLTNIQDNIAIEFPLTIIIDGEEFATMVCSPTHLEELVIGFLAAEGLIRLSSDIEHLSIDESLGFAYINLKNKQSINKDFYSKRFIGSCCGKSRQFYFHNDARTAKTIQRTTTLTIDQCFHLMKLMQEQSTDFKQTGGVHNAALCTSDELIISRTDIGRHNALDKIYGYCLQKKMPRADKVLAFSGRLSSEVLLKVAKIGIGIILSKSAPTTLGIDLANDLGITMVGFIRQNQLNVYSHPERIILNHAQL; encoded by the coding sequence ATGAAAAATATCATTACACACACAAAGACACTTAAATATAATGATGGAACATTAACAAATATACAGGATAATATCGCCATTGAATTTCCTTTAACGATTATCATTGATGGAGAGGAATTTGCGACGATGGTTTGCTCCCCCACCCATCTAGAAGAGCTCGTTATAGGGTTTCTAGCGGCAGAAGGTCTAATACGACTCTCTTCTGATATTGAGCATCTTTCTATCGATGAAAGTCTTGGATTTGCCTATATAAATTTAAAAAACAAGCAATCTATTAATAAGGATTTCTATTCGAAACGTTTTATTGGATCTTGCTGTGGAAAAAGCAGACAATTTTACTTTCATAATGATGCAAGAACAGCAAAGACGATTCAAAGGACTACCACCTTAACCATCGATCAATGCTTTCATCTAATGAAACTAATGCAAGAACAATCAACTGATTTCAAACAAACAGGCGGTGTCCATAATGCGGCACTATGTACTTCAGATGAATTAATCATTAGTCGTACCGATATTGGTAGACATAATGCACTTGATAAAATTTATGGATATTGTCTTCAAAAGAAGATGCCCCGAGCAGATAAAGTCCTCGCCTTTAGTGGTCGTCTTTCTTCTGAAGTATTATTAAAGGTGGCAAAAATAGGCATAGGAATTATTCTTTCCAAATCTGCTCCTACAACATTAGGAATTGACCTTGCAAATGATTTAGGCATTACGATGGTAGGATTTATTAGACAAAATCAATTAAACGTATACTCCCACCCTGAGCGAATTATCTTAAATCATGCGCAGCTATAG